One Streptomyces sp. P9-A2 DNA window includes the following coding sequences:
- a CDS encoding AAA family ATPase, which produces MDFGTQGPQAPADLAWLRGVDAYTMGAYPQAEEEFRAAVRIDPGMADGWLGLHALRVDTTASLLRMFRHRDRFGEQRARHRRTINSWYWLGWWVQPVLESPRDLLLAHASHWLDGRHVPELDRALAGLPPVDTDPQVRFLHACRAYLVKDWEQLVRHTDPLHGDPLLGIETGLFGGMARVRLEMYGQAEPLLSAALMRCRSEQPQRKELRYWLARAHEGTGRSAAALPLYRAVHRVDPAFMDTSARLAAISEGDGYDDPADLGPVTLGGAGGDLLDGPDTLDPLFDTEGRDLMLSEQEPPAPVPPVTGPSVRARTGDPVMPLPTGPTDPALLEEALAELERMVGLEPVKRQVKALSAQLNMARLRAGQGLPVQPPKRHFVFSGPSGTGKTTVARILGRVFYALGLLGGDHLVEAQRADLVGEYLGQTAVKANELIDSALGGVLFVDEAYALSNSGYGKGDAYGDEALQVLLKRAEDNRDHLVVILAGYPEGMDRLLGANPGLSSRFTTRVDFPSYRPLELTSIGEVLAAENGDVWDEEALDELRSIAGHVVDQGWIDELGNGRFLRTLYEKSCAYRDLRLSAYPAYPGTLTREDLATLRLPDLMQAYGEVLSGRRPQDPPAA; this is translated from the coding sequence ATGGACTTCGGCACGCAGGGACCCCAGGCCCCTGCCGACCTCGCCTGGCTGCGGGGTGTGGACGCCTACACGATGGGCGCCTATCCACAGGCCGAGGAGGAGTTCCGGGCCGCGGTGCGGATCGACCCGGGGATGGCGGACGGCTGGCTCGGCCTGCACGCGCTGCGCGTCGACACGACGGCCTCGCTGCTGCGGATGTTCCGGCACCGGGACCGCTTCGGCGAACAACGTGCCCGGCACCGCCGCACCATCAACTCCTGGTACTGGCTCGGGTGGTGGGTGCAGCCGGTGCTGGAGAGCCCGCGCGATCTGCTGCTCGCGCACGCCTCCCACTGGCTGGACGGCCGCCATGTCCCCGAGCTGGACCGCGCCCTTGCCGGGCTCCCTCCGGTGGACACCGACCCGCAGGTCCGCTTCCTGCACGCCTGCCGCGCCTATCTGGTCAAGGACTGGGAGCAGCTGGTCCGGCACACCGACCCACTGCACGGTGATCCGCTGCTCGGGATCGAGACGGGTCTGTTCGGCGGGATGGCCCGGGTGCGTCTGGAGATGTACGGGCAGGCCGAACCGCTGCTGTCGGCGGCCCTGATGCGCTGCCGCAGCGAGCAGCCGCAACGCAAGGAGCTGCGCTACTGGCTGGCGCGCGCCCACGAGGGCACCGGTCGCAGCGCCGCCGCGCTCCCCCTGTACCGGGCCGTGCACCGGGTCGACCCCGCGTTCATGGACACGTCGGCCCGGCTCGCCGCCATCTCCGAGGGGGACGGCTACGACGACCCGGCCGACCTCGGCCCGGTCACGCTCGGCGGTGCGGGCGGGGACCTGCTGGACGGCCCGGACACCCTCGACCCGCTGTTCGACACCGAGGGCCGTGATCTGATGCTGTCCGAGCAGGAGCCGCCCGCGCCCGTGCCGCCGGTCACGGGCCCCTCGGTACGTGCGAGGACGGGCGACCCGGTGATGCCGCTGCCGACCGGCCCCACCGATCCCGCCCTACTGGAGGAAGCGCTCGCCGAGCTGGAGCGCATGGTCGGCCTGGAACCGGTGAAGCGCCAGGTCAAAGCATTGTCGGCGCAGCTGAACATGGCGCGGCTGCGGGCCGGGCAGGGGCTGCCGGTGCAGCCGCCGAAACGGCACTTCGTCTTCTCCGGGCCGTCCGGCACCGGCAAGACCACGGTGGCCCGCATCCTGGGCCGGGTCTTCTACGCCCTCGGGCTGCTCGGCGGCGACCATCTTGTGGAGGCCCAGCGGGCCGATCTGGTCGGCGAGTATCTGGGCCAGACTGCGGTGAAGGCCAACGAACTGATCGACTCCGCGCTCGGCGGGGTCCTCTTCGTCGACGAGGCCTACGCGCTCTCCAACTCCGGCTACGGCAAGGGCGACGCGTACGGCGACGAGGCGCTCCAGGTACTGCTGAAGCGGGCCGAGGACAACCGCGACCATCTGGTGGTCATACTGGCCGGCTATCCGGAGGGCATGGACCGTCTCCTGGGTGCCAACCCCGGTCTGTCCTCCCGTTTCACCACCCGCGTCGATTTCCCCTCCTACCGGCCCCTCGAACTCACCTCGATCGGCGAGGTACTGGCCGCCGAGAACGGCGACGTGTGGGACGAGGAGGCGCTGGACGAACTGCGGTCCATCGCCGGGCACGTGGTGGACCAGGGGTGGATCGACGAGCTGGGCAACGGGCGCTTCCTGCGGACCTTGTACGAGAAGAGCTGCGCGTACCGGGATCTGCGGCTGTCGGCGTATCCGGCGTATCCGGGCACGCTGACCCGGGAGGACCTGGCGACGCTGCGGCTGCCGGATCTGATGCAGGCGTACGGGGAGGTGCTGTCCGGGCGGAGGCCGCAGGACCCTCCGGCGGCATGA
- a CDS encoding hemolysin family protein, with protein sequence MNLLHLLFAALLVLANGFFVGAEFALVSVRRSQIEPLGTARARQVLHGLEHLPQMMAAAQFGITVCSLTLGAVAEPTVARLLEPVFGWMSLPHSMVHPLGYVIALAVVVFFHLVIGEMVPKNLAMAAPEKAALWLSPGLVWFARLCRPVTVALGACARTVLRAFRVEPKDEIEAVFTSEQLNRLVEDAGQAGLLDPEETERLEDALELGSRPVTDVLLPRESLVTVGPEATPARIVELTARTGYSRFPVAAPDGAFMGYLHVKDVLDLEEPDRAVPQQLWRRMPALGTDVPLGDALTVMRRAATHLAQVIDGSGRIRGLVALEDVLELLVGEVRDPAHRERPGTRANGVTRPGTGSRPDLGTRPGTGSAPAGGTLSGTGAAAGVTEPGSSARKGVLTG encoded by the coding sequence ATGAATCTGCTGCACCTCCTGTTCGCCGCGCTGCTCGTCCTCGCCAACGGCTTCTTCGTGGGTGCCGAGTTCGCGCTGGTCTCCGTGCGCCGCAGCCAGATCGAACCGCTCGGCACCGCACGGGCCCGCCAGGTTCTCCACGGGCTCGAGCATCTGCCACAGATGATGGCGGCGGCCCAGTTCGGCATCACCGTCTGCTCGCTGACCCTCGGTGCGGTCGCCGAACCGACGGTCGCCCGTCTGTTGGAGCCGGTCTTCGGATGGATGAGTCTGCCGCACAGCATGGTTCATCCGCTCGGTTACGTCATCGCGCTCGCCGTCGTGGTCTTCTTCCACCTCGTCATCGGCGAGATGGTTCCGAAGAACCTCGCGATGGCGGCCCCCGAGAAGGCCGCGCTGTGGCTGAGCCCCGGACTGGTCTGGTTCGCCCGCCTGTGCAGACCCGTCACGGTCGCCCTCGGCGCCTGCGCCCGGACCGTCCTGCGGGCCTTCCGCGTCGAACCGAAGGACGAGATCGAGGCCGTCTTCACCAGCGAGCAGCTCAACCGGCTCGTCGAGGACGCCGGCCAGGCGGGCCTCCTCGACCCCGAGGAGACAGAGCGTCTGGAGGACGCCCTGGAGCTGGGCTCCCGCCCAGTGACGGACGTACTGCTGCCCCGCGAGTCACTGGTGACGGTCGGCCCCGAGGCCACCCCGGCCCGGATCGTGGAACTCACCGCCCGCACCGGGTACTCCCGGTTCCCGGTCGCCGCACCCGACGGCGCCTTCATGGGCTACCTGCACGTCAAGGACGTACTCGACCTGGAGGAGCCCGACCGGGCGGTGCCGCAGCAGCTCTGGCGGCGCATGCCGGCCCTGGGGACCGACGTCCCGCTCGGCGACGCCCTCACCGTGATGCGCCGCGCCGCCACCCACCTTGCCCAGGTGATCGACGGGTCCGGCCGGATACGGGGCCTGGTGGCCCTGGAGGACGTTCTGGAACTGCTGGTGGGCGAGGTCCGGGACCCGGCGCACCGCGAGAGACCGGGCACGCGGGCGAACGGCGTGACGCGGCCCGGCACCGGTTCGAGGCCGGACCTCGGAACGCGTCCCGGCACCGGATCGGCGCCGGCCGGCGGAACGCTGTCCGGCACGGGGGCAGCTGCCGGGGTGACCGAACCCGGGAGCAGTGCCCGGAAGGGAGTGCTCACCGGCTGA
- a CDS encoding hemolysin family protein: MTTPLLLLAAAFLLILANGFFVAAEFGLVTVERPDAEQAAAGGDRRAHRVVESLKELSFQLSGTQLGITLTSLVVGMLAEPALAELLHGPVTGIGVPTGAVSTVAVVIGMLPASAVQMVIGELVPKNWAVSRPLQVARFVAGPQHAFARVFRPVIAGLNAVANRLVRTLGIEPTAELASARSPGELVSLARHSARAGTLEQDTADLFVRTLSLAGLTAQHVMTPRVKVSALQDSATAEDVVNLTRATGLSRFPVYRERIDDVVGMVHLKDALAVPPPDRLRTPVGGIARPVLLVPESLPVRPLLARLRSGQPIAVVVDEYGGTAGVVTLEDIVEEIVGEVLDEHDDLLGEASEPVPAPPEDGSPAWDVDGSVRVDVLLRTGLGVPEGPYATVAGLVADLLGRIPAVGDRAELPGWRLSVRRVGHNRAERVRLVRAAEAAPPLVEATG, encoded by the coding sequence ATGACCACTCCCCTGCTGCTCCTCGCAGCCGCATTCCTGCTGATTCTCGCCAACGGGTTCTTCGTGGCCGCCGAGTTCGGCCTGGTCACCGTCGAGAGGCCGGACGCCGAACAGGCCGCCGCCGGCGGCGACCGGCGGGCCCACCGGGTCGTCGAGTCACTCAAGGAGCTGTCCTTCCAGCTTTCCGGCACCCAGCTCGGTATCACCCTCACCTCCCTGGTCGTCGGCATGCTCGCCGAACCCGCGCTCGCCGAACTGCTGCACGGCCCCGTCACCGGCATCGGCGTCCCCACCGGCGCGGTCTCCACCGTCGCCGTGGTCATCGGCATGCTGCCGGCCTCCGCCGTGCAGATGGTCATCGGCGAACTCGTGCCCAAGAACTGGGCGGTGTCCCGCCCTCTTCAGGTCGCGCGGTTCGTCGCCGGCCCGCAGCATGCCTTCGCCCGCGTGTTCCGCCCGGTCATCGCCGGACTCAACGCCGTGGCCAACCGGCTCGTGCGCACCCTGGGCATCGAGCCCACCGCGGAACTGGCCTCCGCTCGCAGCCCCGGTGAACTCGTCTCCCTGGCCCGGCACTCCGCGCGGGCCGGCACCCTGGAACAGGACACCGCGGACCTCTTCGTACGGACTCTGTCCCTGGCCGGACTGACCGCGCAGCACGTCATGACCCCGCGCGTGAAGGTCAGCGCCCTGCAGGACTCCGCGACCGCCGAGGACGTGGTGAACCTGACCCGGGCCACCGGCCTGTCCCGCTTCCCCGTCTACCGGGAGCGGATCGACGACGTCGTCGGCATGGTCCACCTCAAGGACGCCCTCGCGGTGCCCCCGCCCGACCGGCTGCGCACCCCCGTCGGCGGCATCGCCCGCCCCGTGCTGCTCGTCCCCGAATCCCTGCCCGTACGGCCGCTGCTGGCACGGCTGCGCAGTGGGCAGCCCATCGCGGTCGTCGTCGACGAGTACGGGGGCACGGCCGGTGTGGTCACCCTGGAGGACATCGTCGAGGAGATCGTCGGCGAGGTCCTCGACGAACACGACGACCTGCTCGGCGAGGCCTCCGAGCCCGTCCCCGCCCCGCCGGAGGACGGCAGCCCCGCCTGGGACGTCGACGGCAGCGTCCGCGTCGACGTTCTGCTCCGCACAGGCCTCGGCGTGCCCGAGGGGCCCTACGCGACCGTCGCCGGTCTGGTCGCCGATCTGCTCGGCCGGATCCCGGCCGTCGGCGACCGCGCGGAACTGCCCGGCTGGCGGCTTTCGGTGCGCCGCGTCGGACACAACCGCGCCGAGCGCGTCCGTCTGGTCCGGGCGGCCGAGGCCGCCCCGCCGCTCGTGGAGGCGACCGGATGA
- a CDS encoding PH domain-containing protein — MPDPTPDTTPDSAPGAPSDRLPALPVTFRPGRTRAVLLFAAVAIFVAISLIGLLLKQFSPGERLSFVFTAALLAGVLALLSRPRVDADETGVTIVNIVTRRRLEWAQILQVNLRPGDPWVFLDLSDGTSLPVLGIQPGIARERAIADARALRALTVARTTTTDPGSSQG; from the coding sequence ATGCCGGACCCCACCCCCGACACCACCCCGGATTCCGCCCCGGGCGCCCCGTCGGACCGACTGCCCGCCCTGCCCGTCACCTTCCGGCCGGGCCGCACCCGCGCGGTGCTGCTCTTCGCGGCCGTCGCGATCTTCGTGGCCATCTCCCTGATCGGGCTGCTGCTGAAGCAGTTCAGCCCGGGCGAGCGCCTCAGCTTCGTGTTCACCGCCGCGCTCCTGGCCGGGGTCCTGGCCCTGCTGTCCCGGCCCAGGGTCGACGCCGACGAGACGGGCGTCACCATTGTCAACATCGTGACCCGGCGCCGGCTGGAGTGGGCCCAGATCCTTCAGGTGAACCTCCGTCCGGGTGATCCCTGGGTCTTTCTCGACCTCAGTGACGGGACCAGCCTGCCGGTGCTCGGCATCCAGCCGGGCATTGCCCGGGAGCGCGCCATCGCCGACGCGCGGGCCCTGCGGGCGCTCACCGTGGCACGGACCACGACCACCGACCCCGGAAGCTCCCAGGGCTGA
- the hisG gene encoding ATP phosphoribosyltransferase translates to MLRIALPNKGSLAGPAAEMLHEAGYQQRRESKELRIVDPVNEVEFFYLRPRDIAIYVSSGRLDIGITGRDLLIDSGAEAEEILPLGFARSTFRFAAKPSAARSIADLNGSTVATSYEGIVARHLAEQGIEASVVHLDGAVETAIELGVAEVIADVVETGTSLRNAGLEVIGEPIMTSEAIVIRRTGAETGADDTAESKVGQFLRRLQGVLVARTYVMMDYDCRVEQLEKAVALTPGLESPTVSPLHNEGWVAVRAMVPSKEAQRIMDDLYDIGARAILTTAIHACRL, encoded by the coding sequence ATGCTGCGCATCGCACTCCCCAACAAGGGTTCACTGGCAGGCCCTGCGGCGGAGATGCTGCATGAGGCCGGCTACCAGCAGCGCCGGGAGTCGAAGGAACTGAGGATCGTCGACCCGGTCAACGAGGTCGAGTTCTTCTACCTCCGCCCCCGCGACATCGCCATCTACGTCTCGTCCGGCCGTCTCGACATCGGCATCACCGGCCGCGACCTCCTGATCGACTCCGGCGCCGAAGCCGAGGAGATCCTGCCTCTCGGCTTCGCCCGCTCCACCTTCCGTTTCGCCGCCAAGCCCAGCGCCGCCAGGAGCATCGCGGACCTGAACGGCAGCACGGTCGCCACCTCCTACGAGGGCATCGTCGCGCGGCACCTCGCCGAGCAGGGCATCGAAGCCTCCGTGGTCCACCTCGACGGAGCCGTCGAGACCGCCATCGAACTGGGCGTCGCCGAGGTCATCGCGGACGTGGTCGAGACCGGCACCTCCCTGCGCAACGCGGGCCTGGAGGTCATCGGCGAACCGATCATGACCTCCGAGGCCATCGTCATCCGCCGCACCGGCGCCGAGACCGGGGCCGACGACACCGCCGAGTCCAAGGTGGGCCAGTTCCTGCGGCGCCTCCAGGGCGTCCTCGTCGCCCGCACCTACGTGATGATGGACTACGACTGCCGGGTCGAGCAGCTGGAGAAGGCCGTCGCACTGACCCCCGGCCTGGAGTCCCCGACCGTGTCCCCGCTGCACAACGAGGGCTGGGTCGCCGTCCGCGCCATGGTCCCCTCCAAGGAGGCCCAGCGGATCATGGACGACCTCTACGACATCGGCGCCCGCGCCATCCTCACCACGGCCATCCACGCCTGCCGTCTCTGA
- a CDS encoding phosphoribosyl-ATP diphosphatase codes for MSKKTFEELFTELQHKAAHGDPATSRTAELVEKGVHAIGKKVVEEAAEVWMAAEHEGKEAAAEEISQLLYHVQVMMVARGISLDDVYAHL; via the coding sequence ATGTCCAAGAAGACGTTCGAGGAGCTCTTCACCGAGCTCCAGCACAAGGCCGCACACGGCGACCCCGCCACCTCCCGCACCGCCGAACTGGTGGAAAAGGGCGTCCATGCCATCGGCAAGAAGGTCGTCGAAGAGGCCGCAGAGGTCTGGATGGCCGCCGAGCACGAGGGCAAGGAAGCGGCCGCCGAGGAGATCTCGCAGCTGCTCTACCACGTCCAGGTGATGATGGTCGCCCGGGGCATTTCCCTCGACGACGTCTACGCCCACCTGTGA
- the ribH gene encoding 6,7-dimethyl-8-ribityllumazine synthase: MSGKGAPELSVRNVGDLRVAVVAAQWHEKVMDGLVDGALRALHDLGIDEPTLLRVPGSWELPVVAKVLAGRGYDAVVALGVVVRGGTPHFEYVCQGVTQGLTQVSTDTGVPVGFGLLTCDTEEQALDRAGLPGSTEDKGHEAVTAAVATAATLRSVSEPWR, from the coding sequence GTGAGCGGCAAGGGTGCACCGGAACTGTCCGTACGCAACGTGGGGGACCTCCGTGTCGCCGTCGTCGCGGCACAGTGGCACGAGAAGGTGATGGACGGACTGGTCGACGGCGCCCTGCGCGCCCTGCACGACCTCGGCATCGACGAGCCGACCCTGCTGCGGGTCCCCGGCAGCTGGGAACTCCCGGTCGTGGCCAAGGTCCTCGCCGGACGCGGCTACGACGCGGTCGTCGCCCTCGGCGTCGTCGTCCGTGGCGGCACACCCCACTTCGAGTACGTGTGCCAGGGCGTCACCCAGGGGCTCACCCAGGTCAGCACCGACACCGGCGTGCCCGTCGGCTTCGGCCTGCTCACCTGCGACACCGAGGAACAGGCGCTGGACCGCGCCGGACTGCCCGGCTCCACCGAGGACAAGGGACACGAGGCGGTCACGGCGGCGGTGGCGACCGCGGCCACCCTGCGTTCGGTATCCGAACCCTGGCGGTGA